From the Pedobacter cryoconitis genome, one window contains:
- a CDS encoding DUF1543 domain-containing protein produces MNEQISGELKLFMILLGSKAPKRNVEQHDFFFGIGCNLKELVPAIRSFWPEAGQSIHLDGWREVTMVDGYQVKVVLKTEASLISSKKLFFINLGGYQPDILEEQHYTVLSVHDERTQAIQDAKKTVFFKNNKVKGAGSHIDEKYGVDVDDIYKIEDILADEFKDKYHILITPASGQEKDEIHLGYFKLDKIK; encoded by the coding sequence ATGAACGAACAAATATCCGGAGAACTTAAATTATTCATGATTTTATTAGGCTCTAAAGCACCAAAAAGAAATGTAGAGCAGCACGATTTCTTTTTTGGTATCGGTTGTAATTTAAAAGAGCTGGTACCAGCGATTCGTTCTTTTTGGCCAGAGGCTGGTCAGAGCATTCATTTAGATGGCTGGCGCGAAGTAACTATGGTAGACGGCTATCAGGTTAAGGTTGTTTTAAAAACTGAAGCTTCTTTAATTTCCTCTAAGAAGCTTTTCTTTATTAATCTGGGTGGTTATCAGCCTGATATATTAGAAGAGCAGCATTATACGGTATTGAGTGTTCATGATGAACGTACACAGGCGATTCAGGATGCCAAGAAAACTGTATTCTTTAAAAATAATAAGGTTAAAGGAGCAGGTTCACATATTGATGAAAAATATGGGGTAGACGTCGATGATATTTATAAAATAGAAGATATCCTGGCCGATGAATTTAAAGACAAGTACCATATTTTGATTACGCCGGCATCAGGGCAGGAAAAAGACGAAATTCATTTAGGTTATTTCAAACTTGATAAGATCAAATGA